In a single window of the Papaver somniferum cultivar HN1 chromosome 8, ASM357369v1, whole genome shotgun sequence genome:
- the LOC113306379 gene encoding glutathione S-transferase U10-like, translating into MEKELQSDRIELYGKWSSSYCLRVELALKLKGIPFENMEEDTKNKSEALLKYNPIHKKIPVPVHDGRAIAESLVILEYIDETWTHAPSLLPEDAYERAKARFWENFYDQKFLPSSSAVMKSKGDEERKKAIEDLLENTRLLEEGS; encoded by the exons ATGGAGAAGGAGCTGCAAAGCGACCGAATTGAGTTGTATGGTAAGTGGAGCAGCAGTTACTGCTTGAGAGTTGAATTAGCTCTTAAACTTAAGGGAATACCCtttgaaaatatggaagaagataCCAAAAACAAAAGTGAAGCACTCCTCAAGTATAATCCTATACATAAAAAGATCCCTGTACCTGTACATGATGGGAGAGCGATTGCCGAGTCGCTTGTTATTCTGGAGTACATCGATGAAACTTGGACTCATGCACCATCTCTACTCCCGGAAGATGCTTACGAACGAGCCAAGGCTcggttttgggagaatttttatGATCAAAAG TTCCTCCCAAGTAGCTCTGCTGTCATGAAGTCAAAAGGTGATGAAGAACGAAAGAAAGCCATTGAAGACTTATTAGAGAACACACGGTTGTTAGAGGAAGGTTCTTAG